Proteins from a genomic interval of Indicator indicator isolate 239-I01 chromosome 1, UM_Iind_1.1, whole genome shotgun sequence:
- the CCDC83 gene encoding coiled-coil domain-containing protein 83, with amino-acid sequence MEEKKKEETSEEQLTDPESGFPEVLLEFLVETKEEAVDQLLFDLKQVEKKNKEYHEKNDLLKKERQAQIRRIIAHLEDEEKERDEKEVVTRDDVEESLKTKCQYVKDKEQLLKDLQSQIEETEQRLLAKQKERDYWLEYKNVERKVQAIRIINLGKDIKEVKDDLHRAKEHYRNILKAVQEKNDILLEKNVEISKEQALENAVRYLHKNICREIEENAWLKEEVKIYQKEVNDLKASVQLLEEENIRLVTKLIDSRLQNLNVPRHSFHIQATGLQDEFPKDEMKEVACKEHVAKADGEESLRGATVPCQEKKTFLEIESKIETGKPQDSDEKLQVKPFPPTLDSLLYEDEKDLQEHEKLDPLETNLMFVVGKAMPIHKEPEEMPSSSERDDVAGKSDGHITAQMIRALCQEKVE; translated from the exons atggaagagaagaagaaagaggagacatCAGAAGAGCAACTTACAGACCCTGAATCAGGTTTTCCAGAAGTCTTACTAGAATTTCT AGTTGAGACGAAAGAAGAAGCAGTTGATCAGCTTTTGTTTGATCTGaaacaagtggaaaaaaagaacaaagaatatCATGAAAAA AATGACCTTCTGAAGAAAGAACGGCAGGCACAGATCAGACGCATAATAGCACACCtagaagatgaggagaaagaacGAGatgaaaaggaggttgtaacTAGGGATGATGTGGAAGAGTCACTGAAAACCAAATGTCAGTATGTTAAGGACAAAGAACAACTTCTGAAAG ATCTGCAGTCCCAAATTGAAGAAACTGAACAAAGACTTTtagcaaaacagaaagaaagagattaCTGGTTGGAGTACAAAAATGTGGAAAGAAAAGTACAGGCCATCAGGATTATAAATCTGGGAAAAGACATTAAGGAAGTAAAAGATGATCTTCACAGAGCTAAAG aacattatagaaacattttaaaagcagtgcAAGAGAAAAATGACATACTACTTGAGAAGAATGTGGAGATAAGTAAGGAACAGGCCCTTGAG AATGCTGTAAGATATTTACACAAAAACATTTGCAGAGAAATTGAAGAGAATGCATGGCTAAAAGAAGAG GTTAAGATATACCAAAAGGAAGTAAATGATTTAAAAGCCTCTGTTCAGCtcctggaagaagaaaatatccGTTTAGTGACAAAACTGATTGACAGCAGACTTCAGAATCTGAATGTTCCCAG GCATTCGTTTCATATCCAGGCAACTGGTCTGCAAGATGAATTTCCTAAGGATGAGATGAAGGAAGTAGCATGTAAAGAGCATGTAG CaaaagcagatggagaggaaagTCTCAGAGGTGCCACGGTCCCCTGTCAGGAAAAGAAGACCTTTTTAGAGATTGAGTCTAAAATAGAGACTGGGAAGCCTCAAGACAGTGATGAGAAGCTGCAGGTAAAGCCTTTCCCTCCAACTCTTGACAGCTTGTTGTATGAAGATGAAAAAGATCTTCAG GAACATGAAAAACTGGATCCTTTGGAGACAAACCTGATGTTTGTGGTTGGAAAAGCAATGCCTATTCATAAAGAACCAGAAGAAATGCCAAGTAGCAGCGAGAGAGATGATGTTGCTGGTAAATCAGATGGGCACATCACAGCTCAGATGATCAGAGCCCTATGTCAAGAAAAGGTTGAATGA